A genomic segment from Methanoplanus limicola DSM 2279 encodes:
- a CDS encoding DUF169 domain-containing protein, translated as MADEMRTKLDYEAISKTLIDNLHLRIKPVAVKFAKSEDAIPENVPEIEEAARHCQMVVSAGKEDKIFYAKPDKHLCAGGAWALGLKELTPTLQSGEFYYKLGKFDTWAACSRTISSIPRIKNPVGDEPVTYASLYAPLDKTPFDPHVVVVIAQPIALLKFAQSSLYHTGGRIYSEFSGIQSVCADACAQPYMTGNSNVSLGCDGSRKFSGIDDDLMVMGIPVEKLDELATALPIITGAAGSKK; from the coding sequence ATGGCTGATGAAATGAGAACAAAACTGGACTATGAAGCGATATCAAAGACACTTATTGACAACCTGCACCTCAGGATTAAACCTGTTGCAGTCAAATTCGCAAAATCAGAGGATGCAATTCCGGAAAATGTCCCGGAGATTGAAGAGGCTGCAAGACACTGCCAGATGGTTGTCTCGGCAGGCAAGGAAGACAAAATCTTCTATGCAAAACCTGACAAACACCTCTGCGCAGGCGGTGCATGGGCACTTGGATTAAAAGAGCTTACACCAACACTTCAGAGCGGCGAATTCTACTACAAACTTGGAAAGTTTGACACATGGGCTGCATGCAGCAGAACAATATCAAGCATACCACGCATAAAAAATCCTGTGGGAGATGAACCTGTAACCTACGCATCACTCTATGCCCCGCTTGACAAAACACCCTTTGACCCTCATGTTGTTGTTGTAATTGCACAGCCGATTGCACTTCTGAAATTTGCACAGTCATCCCTTTATCATACCGGAGGAAGAATTTATTCAGAATTCTCAGGAATTCAGTCCGTATGTGCTGATGCATGCGCACAGCCTTACATGACAGGAAATTCAAATGTCTCGCTCGGATGTGACGGTTCAAGGAAGTTTTCAGGAATTGACGATGATCTCATGGTTATGGGAATTCCGGTTGAAAAACTTGACGAGCTTGCGACAGCACTTCCAATAATTACCGGAGCTGCCGGGTCAAAGAAATAA
- a CDS encoding YeeE/YedE thiosulfate transporter family protein yields the protein MLSDYHKNRTFQLALGLITGVAFGIFLQKGGVTYYDIIMGQLLLTDFTVVKLMVTAVLVGMPGVYLLIHMGGAKLHINIGSVSTVIIGGLIFGAGFAVLGLCPGTVAGALGQGSVDAFFGIIGIMLGAGLFALIYPKIKDNLLNYRKVQYTTLPEMLGIKPAYLIVIILILGAGFIYALENLGL from the coding sequence ATGCTGTCGGATTATCACAAAAACAGGACTTTTCAGCTTGCTTTGGGACTGATAACAGGCGTGGCATTTGGAATATTCCTGCAAAAAGGCGGTGTCACATATTATGATATAATTATGGGTCAGCTGCTTCTGACAGATTTTACGGTTGTCAAACTTATGGTGACCGCAGTTCTTGTCGGTATGCCTGGTGTTTACCTGCTAATCCATATGGGGGGTGCAAAACTGCATATAAATATCGGTTCTGTATCAACAGTTATAATCGGCGGGCTGATCTTCGGCGCAGGGTTTGCAGTACTCGGATTATGTCCGGGCACCGTGGCAGGTGCACTGGGACAGGGTTCTGTTGATGCCTTCTTCGGTATAATCGGCATAATGCTTGGAGCAGGACTATTTGCACTGATCTATCCTAAGATCAAAGATAATCTCCTGAATTACAGAAAGGTCCAATACACAACCCTTCCGGAGATGCTTGGAATAAAACCTGCATACCTCATAGTAATTATACTGATTCTTGGGGCAGGCTTTATATATGCTCTTGAGAACTTAGGATTATAA
- a CDS encoding YeeE/YedE thiosulfate transporter family protein, giving the protein MYSEKNKENLIEMLEILTAEQWSPYIAGAGIGVLSWISFAFADKPLGCSTSYLRTFGMIRGLFRRGKREDNPYYEKFAPVIDWQVMLVLGIIIGAFISAWTSGAFTISMVPDMFAVRFGDNALLRAIFAAAGGILLGFGARFAGGCTSGHGISGITQLNITSILTVIFMFAGGIATAFIIYGVT; this is encoded by the coding sequence ATTTATTCAGAAAAGAATAAGGAAAACTTGATCGAAATGCTGGAAATTCTGACAGCAGAGCAGTGGTCCCCCTACATCGCCGGCGCAGGCATTGGCGTATTAAGCTGGATATCATTTGCTTTTGCAGATAAACCGCTGGGATGTTCTACTTCATATCTCAGAACATTCGGAATGATAAGAGGTCTGTTCAGAAGAGGAAAAAGAGAAGATAATCCGTACTATGAAAAATTTGCACCAGTCATAGACTGGCAGGTTATGCTTGTCCTCGGGATAATCATAGGTGCATTCATCTCTGCATGGACATCCGGTGCCTTTACCATATCCATGGTGCCGGATATGTTTGCGGTCAGATTTGGCGACAACGCTCTTTTAAGAGCAATCTTCGCTGCTGCCGGCGGAATACTTCTTGGATTTGGAGCAAGGTTCGCAGGCGGATGCACAAGCGGACACGGCATATCCGGGATAACCCAGCTGAACATCACAAGCATTCTTACCGTCATATTCATGTTTGCCGGAGGAATTGCCACGGCGTTCATTATCTACGGGGTGACCTGA
- a CDS encoding glutamate synthase-related protein, with protein MSIGSVPVKFKVTVDNDRCMLCERCIENCSYGVFRREGQKIVSDSRKCTACHRCVAMCPRDAIDLEEKPNDYRSHPLWTREAREAIYNQAKSGKIILSGMGNALDYPIIFDRLVLDACQVTNPSIDPLREPMELRTYIGKKPQRINVKKNNSGDYDLNTEIAPNLKLETPVMIGHMSYGAISLNAQKALAKAVSSVGTFMGTGEGGLHKDLYPYQNSMIVQVASGRFGVDINYLERGAAIEIKIGQGAKPGIGGHLPGEKVPEDVSKTRMIPLHSDAISPAPHHDIYSIEDLVQLVRSLKEATEWKKPVFVKIAAVHNVAAIAAGIARSSADAVVIDGFKGGTGAAPRVFRDHVGMPVEVAIATVDKILRDQGIRNEVSVIASGGIRDSADVTKAVALGADAVYIGTAALIAMGCRVCGSCYRGLCPWGIATQKPEIVSRLNPDEAAVNVANLINGWTLELAELMGAAGINSIESLRGNRDRLRGYMLDEGIMDVLDVKMIGA; from the coding sequence ATGAGTATCGGAAGTGTTCCTGTCAAGTTCAAAGTAACGGTTGACAACGACCGCTGCATGCTCTGTGAACGGTGCATTGAAAACTGTTCATATGGTGTTTTCAGAAGGGAAGGGCAGAAGATTGTCTCTGACTCCAGAAAATGCACGGCATGTCACAGATGTGTTGCCATGTGCCCGCGTGATGCCATTGACCTTGAGGAGAAGCCCAATGACTACAGGAGTCATCCCCTCTGGACAAGGGAAGCCAGGGAGGCTATATACAATCAGGCAAAGAGCGGAAAGATCATTCTCTCCGGGATGGGTAATGCTCTTGATTATCCGATAATTTTTGACAGGCTTGTTCTTGATGCCTGCCAGGTAACAAATCCAAGTATTGACCCGTTAAGAGAGCCGATGGAACTTCGGACATATATCGGAAAGAAACCTCAGCGGATAAATGTTAAAAAGAATAATTCCGGAGATTACGATCTTAACACAGAGATTGCTCCAAATCTGAAGCTTGAAACTCCGGTCATGATCGGCCATATGAGTTATGGTGCAATTTCACTCAATGCCCAGAAGGCGCTTGCAAAGGCTGTGAGCAGTGTAGGGACATTCATGGGTACAGGAGAGGGTGGCCTTCACAAAGACCTCTATCCTTACCAGAACAGCATGATTGTCCAGGTCGCATCCGGACGTTTTGGCGTTGATATCAATTACCTTGAGAGGGGTGCAGCAATTGAGATTAAGATCGGACAGGGTGCAAAACCGGGTATCGGCGGCCACCTTCCGGGAGAGAAAGTTCCTGAAGACGTATCAAAGACAAGGATGATTCCGCTTCACAGTGATGCAATCAGTCCTGCGCCCCACCATGATATTTACAGTATTGAGGACCTGGTGCAGCTTGTAAGGAGTTTAAAGGAAGCTACTGAATGGAAAAAACCGGTCTTTGTGAAGATTGCCGCGGTTCATAATGTGGCTGCCATCGCAGCCGGAATTGCCCGTTCATCTGCTGATGCTGTAGTTATCGACGGCTTTAAGGGCGGAACAGGTGCTGCACCGAGGGTCTTCCGTGACCATGTGGGCATGCCTGTTGAGGTTGCAATTGCGACCGTTGATAAGATCCTTAGAGATCAGGGCATCAGAAATGAGGTCTCAGTTATTGCAAGCGGTGGTATCCGTGACAGCGCTGATGTTACAAAGGCTGTTGCACTTGGTGCAGATGCGGTTTACATCGGTACTGCTGCACTCATAGCAATGGGCTGCCGTGTCTGCGGTTCATGCTACAGAGGGCTTTGCCCCTGGGGTATTGCAACCCAGAAACCGGAGATTGTCAGCCGGCTAAACCCTGACGAGGCGGCTGTAAATGTTGCAAACCTGATCAACGGGTGGACACTTGAGCTTGCAGAGCTTATGGGTGCTGCCGGAATCAATTCGATTGAGAGCCTGAGAGGAAACCGTGACCGCCTAAGGGGCTATATGCTTGATGAAGGGATCATGGACGTTCTTGATGTAAAGATGATAGGTGCATAA
- a CDS encoding DUF128 domain-containing protein encodes MDSAPLKFVNHKIEENATKVTYRPAENTGTVIYNLSLIESGDYEFAIDIFREAFRAGLVVSDRVSFLKEGDEIESYKIPEGKTGICTICSMTLDSLLLRKGIPINPIGGGMVEIENMIPRRFTAMLKYEYTTIDPISVMISQGNTKVTEVIKTGNGSITGNIREFHMEAESTVFGVVEELNSSGFTGVLDVGAPNTSLLGVPVTPDYQGFAMIGGTNPVAAIIESGRSAEVRSMKGLIDISKINYLSDY; translated from the coding sequence ATGGATAGTGCCCCGCTTAAATTTGTAAATCATAAAATTGAAGAGAATGCCACAAAAGTCACGTACAGGCCTGCTGAAAATACCGGTACAGTTATTTATAATCTCTCACTGATTGAGAGTGGCGACTATGAATTTGCGATCGACATCTTCAGGGAGGCCTTCAGGGCCGGACTTGTAGTTAGTGACAGAGTTTCATTTTTAAAAGAAGGTGATGAGATTGAATCGTACAAAATTCCGGAGGGTAAAACCGGTATATGTACAATATGCAGTATGACTCTTGACTCTCTCCTTCTCAGAAAAGGCATCCCCATAAATCCTATTGGTGGTGGCATGGTCGAAATTGAAAATATGATTCCCAGACGGTTTACTGCAATGCTGAAATATGAATATACTACAATAGATCCTATTTCAGTAATGATCTCACAGGGAAATACAAAGGTGACAGAGGTAATAAAAACCGGTAACGGTTCTATCACCGGAAATATAAGGGAATTTCATATGGAAGCTGAAAGTACAGTCTTTGGTGTTGTTGAGGAACTGAATTCATCCGGATTTACAGGTGTTCTTGATGTTGGTGCACCAAATACTTCTCTGCTTGGTGTGCCGGTCACCCCGGATTACCAGGGTTTTGCGATGATAGGCGGTACAAATCCTGTTGCGGCAATAATTGAATCCGGCAGGAGTGCTGAAGTCCGGTCAATGAAGGGTCTGATCGATATCAGTAAAATAAATTACCTGTCGGATTACTGA
- a CDS encoding ArsR/SmtB family transcription factor, whose protein sequence is MTSADYESYGDDVPREIIEEIEARGGIEGIKRSLPDDGCSENQAVMHRACTDPVRLKILALLSGGPLCVCAIKDALELPDSKLSYHLNVLKKAGLISGRQKYRWIIYSLTEQGVIWNGCVCRSRDAVSGDNSSEGG, encoded by the coding sequence ATGACTTCTGCTGATTATGAAAGCTACGGTGATGATGTCCCACGTGAGATCATTGAGGAAATAGAGGCAAGAGGGGGGATTGAGGGAATTAAGAGAAGTCTGCCTGATGACGGATGTTCGGAAAATCAGGCTGTAATGCACAGAGCCTGTACAGATCCTGTGCGCCTTAAGATACTGGCACTACTGAGTGGGGGGCCTCTCTGCGTGTGTGCGATAAAGGACGCGCTTGAACTTCCGGATTCCAAACTCTCATACCATTTAAATGTCTTAAAAAAGGCCGGTCTTATTTCCGGGAGGCAGAAATACCGCTGGATCATCTACAGTCTTACCGAGCAGGGCGTGATCTGGAACGGCTGTGTGTGCCGCAGCCGTGATGCTGTCAGCGGCGACAACAGTTCTGAAGGGGGATAA
- a CDS encoding class II glutamine amidotransferase, with amino-acid sequence MCGIISVIDRSGSSMDGGAIKKALAQMNERGNGEGAGYAVYGAYPDYKDYYALHVFYDNLAESKSAVEAILEQWGHIEHSEEIPTYEQSRLKRTQIPWRYFFRPDASLISGGISNEKDAVIRIINTVNTTVNGALIFSSGKDVGIFKASGWPEEVADFYRIEDYEGYIWLGHNRYPTNTGGWWGGAHPFNLLDCSVVHNGEITSYGTNVRYIESFGYKCTMLTDTEVVAYLLDLLGRKHELPVDLAVKALAPPFWDEIDSMGISKKELYTALRMAYGSALMNGPFAIVVANSDSIMGFTDRIKLRPMVAAEYGDRMYISSEEAPIRIMEPVLDSVWMPSAGEPVIGRLRR; translated from the coding sequence ATGTGTGGAATTATCAGCGTAATAGACCGTTCTGGTTCGTCTATGGATGGCGGGGCGATAAAAAAAGCCCTCGCACAGATGAATGAGCGTGGCAATGGTGAGGGCGCAGGATATGCAGTTTACGGTGCATACCCTGATTATAAGGACTATTATGCCCTTCATGTCTTTTATGACAATCTTGCAGAGTCAAAATCTGCGGTTGAGGCTATACTTGAACAGTGGGGCCATATAGAGCATTCTGAGGAGATACCTACATATGAGCAGTCAAGGCTTAAGAGGACCCAGATCCCCTGGCGGTATTTTTTCAGACCGGACGCTTCACTAATCAGCGGCGGTATTTCAAACGAGAAGGATGCGGTAATCAGGATAATCAATACTGTTAACACTACTGTTAATGGAGCTTTGATCTTTTCCTCAGGCAAAGATGTCGGTATTTTTAAGGCATCTGGCTGGCCTGAGGAAGTTGCTGACTTTTACAGGATTGAGGATTATGAAGGTTATATCTGGCTTGGACATAACAGGTACCCTACAAATACAGGCGGATGGTGGGGCGGTGCACATCCTTTCAACCTTCTTGACTGTAGTGTTGTCCACAACGGTGAAATAACATCTTACGGCACAAATGTACGTTACATTGAAAGCTTTGGTTACAAATGCACAATGCTTACAGATACTGAAGTTGTTGCATACCTGCTCGATCTCCTTGGCAGAAAGCATGAACTGCCTGTTGACCTGGCAGTTAAGGCACTTGCACCCCCGTTCTGGGATGAGATAGACAGTATGGGCATAAGTAAAAAAGAGCTTTATACGGCTCTGAGGATGGCATACGGCTCAGCACTTATGAACGGACCTTTTGCCATCGTGGTTGCTAATTCTGACAGCATAATGGGATTTACGGACAGGATTAAACTGAGGCCGATGGTAGCCGCAGAGTATGGTGACCGTATGTATATTTCAAGTGAAGAAGCGCCAATAAGGATAATGGAGCCTGTTCTTGATTCTGTCTGGATGCCTTCAGCCGGAGAACCTGTAATCGGGAGGCTTAGAAGATGA
- a CDS encoding GltB/FmdC/FwdC-like GXGXG domain-containing protein codes for MGEELVIDADGIHYTPLNKMIRSAAASGVKKVILNNVCGQRFIANGLKCDGIDIEIHGVPGGDLSMFMNGPEINVYGNADHAPGNTMDGGRLIIHGSTGDAVAHSMRGGEVYVRDDVGYRAGIHMKAYMEKKPVLVVGGQARSFLGEYMAGGILVVLGLGKDCPVDGRGVGSGIHGGAIYLRNVAPEDVKAGIGAKVVAADEEDMAVIKPFILNFCGFFDADPEEVMNSSFVKIIPSSARPFANKYCWE; via the coding sequence ATGGGAGAAGAACTTGTAATTGATGCAGACGGCATTCACTATACTCCGCTTAATAAGATGATCAGGAGTGCCGCTGCTTCTGGCGTCAAAAAAGTTATTTTAAATAATGTATGCGGGCAGCGCTTCATAGCAAACGGCCTTAAGTGTGACGGCATTGATATTGAGATCCACGGTGTACCCGGTGGTGATCTCTCAATGTTCATGAACGGACCGGAGATAAACGTCTATGGCAATGCCGATCATGCACCTGGCAATACAATGGACGGTGGAAGGCTTATCATTCACGGAAGCACCGGTGATGCTGTTGCACACAGTATGAGGGGCGGTGAAGTCTATGTACGTGATGATGTCGGTTACCGTGCCGGAATCCATATGAAGGCATATATGGAGAAAAAACCGGTTCTTGTCGTGGGCGGTCAGGCAAGATCCTTCCTCGGAGAATATATGGCCGGCGGAATTCTGGTCGTTCTTGGCCTTGGTAAGGACTGTCCGGTTGACGGCAGAGGTGTTGGCAGCGGAATTCACGGCGGTGCAATATATCTCAGAAATGTTGCTCCTGAAGATGTCAAAGCCGGAATCGGGGCTAAAGTTGTCGCTGCTGATGAAGAGGACATGGCAGTAATAAAGCCATTTATTCTGAATTTCTGTGGGTTCTTTGATGCGGATCCGGAAGAAGTGATGAACAGTTCGTTTGTCAAGATTATACCATCAAGTGCCAGGCCTTTTGCAAATAAGTACTGCTGGGAGTGA
- a CDS encoding ammonium transporter, with protein sequence MIDSGDTAFIIICTAMVMLMIPGVGLFYAGMVRRKSVISMITLAFVALAVVSIQWVLFGYSLAFGPDIAGFIGGLDHIGLAGVGLDGDGIPDILFMVFQLVFAGLTLAILTSGFAERIKLSSFIVFGLLWTTLVYDPLAHWAWGGGWASQLGALDFAGGTVVHISSGFGALAAALVIGKRLGFGQETMEPANIPMTLLGGGLLWFGWFGFNAGSELAADGIAANAFTVTIVAASAGALAWMGASWIKGKPSSLGMISGAIAGLVAITPACGFVDTMSAIVIGAVAGVICYAALLFRLKKGLDESLDAWAIHGVGGFWGAIATGIFATAAICGIDGLIYGNVNQFVIQLIDAGVAVVYTFVVTYILAMLVEKTIGLRVEEDEEYVGLDIAQHGESVRM encoded by the coding sequence ATGATTGACAGTGGAGATACAGCATTTATAATAATCTGTACCGCAATGGTCATGCTGATGATACCGGGTGTCGGACTGTTCTACGCCGGAATGGTCCGCAGAAAAAGTGTCATCTCAATGATCACTCTTGCATTTGTTGCACTTGCGGTTGTTTCGATTCAGTGGGTTCTCTTCGGGTACTCGCTTGCATTTGGCCCCGACATTGCGGGTTTTATAGGCGGACTTGATCACATAGGTCTTGCCGGAGTCGGACTTGACGGTGACGGGATACCTGACATTCTGTTCATGGTCTTCCAGCTTGTCTTTGCCGGACTTACGCTGGCAATCCTGACATCAGGTTTTGCTGAAAGGATAAAACTGAGTTCCTTTATTGTATTCGGGCTTCTCTGGACAACACTGGTCTATGACCCGCTTGCACACTGGGCATGGGGAGGCGGCTGGGCATCTCAGCTTGGAGCGCTTGACTTTGCCGGAGGAACAGTAGTTCATATCAGTTCCGGTTTCGGAGCACTTGCAGCTGCCCTTGTAATAGGAAAACGCCTCGGTTTCGGACAGGAGACTATGGAGCCTGCAAACATACCAATGACTCTGCTCGGCGGAGGGTTGCTCTGGTTTGGATGGTTTGGTTTCAATGCCGGAAGTGAACTGGCAGCAGACGGAATTGCTGCAAATGCATTCACTGTAACAATTGTTGCAGCTTCAGCAGGTGCGCTCGCATGGATGGGAGCATCGTGGATTAAGGGCAAACCAAGTTCACTTGGAATGATCTCAGGTGCAATAGCAGGACTTGTTGCAATAACACCTGCCTGTGGTTTTGTTGACACAATGTCTGCAATTGTAATAGGGGCCGTTGCAGGTGTGATCTGCTACGCTGCACTGCTCTTCCGTTTAAAGAAGGGTCTTGACGAATCCCTGGACGCATGGGCAATACACGGAGTCGGAGGATTCTGGGGAGCAATAGCAACAGGTATATTCGCAACCGCTGCAATATGCGGAATAGACGGACTGATATATGGAAACGTAAACCAGTTTGTAATACAGCTGATAGATGCAGGTGTTGCAGTAGTATATACATTCGTTGTAACCTATATTCTTGCAATGCTTGTGGAAAAGACAATCGGCCTGCGTGTGGAAGAAGATGAGGAATATGTCGGCTTAGACATTGCCCAGCACGGTGAATCAGTGCGTATGTGA
- a CDS encoding Coenzyme F420 hydrogenase/dehydrogenase, beta subunit C-terminal domain has protein sequence MKRKNYEDLKAEVWDTGRCSGCGACIAVCPADAIVFSTDDGSDSPVNTGYCKEVVDCVPCGACYAVCPRTDDVKIPKDVTGEYRRIVPARSSFEITGKQSGGAVSAILLDGLERGTIDAVITVSEDGWTRKPYSVMITSKEAILMKAGSRYNWHVPVLTALNEAVVGRKYSKIAIVGTPCVVQAARLMKESTNDLVKPFGNAIRLIIGLFCTESFDYERLMEGKLKTDMNIEPWQIRRMDVKGKLEITTDGEVVDLPLAELDGCIKEGCRICTDFTGLMSDLSAGSVGSEPDYTTLVIRNDTGEGFVSNAVMSGKLEISGDINLGLIEKLSRAKLSRA, from the coding sequence ATGAAAAGAAAGAATTATGAAGATTTGAAGGCTGAGGTGTGGGATACCGGCAGATGCTCCGGTTGTGGCGCCTGTATTGCAGTATGCCCTGCTGATGCAATTGTCTTTTCAACAGATGACGGATCCGATAGTCCGGTTAACACAGGATACTGTAAAGAGGTTGTTGACTGCGTTCCCTGCGGAGCATGCTATGCAGTATGCCCGAGAACTGACGATGTCAAAATCCCAAAAGATGTAACCGGAGAATACAGAAGGATTGTCCCGGCAAGGTCCTCCTTTGAAATTACCGGAAAACAGAGCGGCGGTGCAGTCTCTGCAATTCTCCTTGACGGACTTGAGCGCGGTACAATTGACGCGGTTATCACTGTCTCAGAAGATGGCTGGACAAGGAAGCCTTACTCTGTGATGATAACCTCTAAGGAGGCTATCCTTATGAAGGCCGGAAGCAGATACAACTGGCATGTCCCTGTTCTGACTGCATTAAATGAAGCAGTTGTGGGCCGAAAGTATTCTAAAATTGCAATTGTCGGAACTCCGTGTGTTGTTCAGGCTGCAAGGCTGATGAAGGAGAGCACAAACGATCTTGTAAAACCGTTTGGCAATGCCATACGCCTTATTATCGGTCTCTTCTGCACTGAGTCTTTTGATTATGAGAGGCTGATGGAGGGTAAACTGAAGACTGATATGAATATTGAACCCTGGCAGATCAGACGGATGGATGTTAAGGGTAAGCTTGAGATTACCACTGACGGGGAAGTTGTTGACCTTCCTCTTGCAGAACTTGACGGCTGTATTAAGGAAGGGTGCAGGATCTGCACAGACTTTACAGGTCTTATGTCTGATCTCTCAGCCGGTTCTGTCGGCTCAGAGCCTGACTATACAACGCTTGTCATCCGGAATGATACCGGAGAGGGTTTTGTATCAAATGCTGTTATGAGCGGAAAGCTTGAGATTTCCGGAGATATCAATCTTGGGCTGATTGAAAAACTCTCACGTGCAAAGCTTTCAAGAGCTTAA
- a CDS encoding FHA domain-containing protein, translating into MSAGKNQETVYLENDDEFLEELSDYLDVLSNPTRLKILKAIENVPKDIREISYEVGVSYENTKKHIQKLNTAGVIRKETGISSRSSKGIHPVWKYSLMPGGLDSVFSNLQIFSCFSLTPGTEHISERVNSLKEEILAGIRPDNPAVIIIGGPEDGRIWPVEETRTRIGRADNDSTYAAEKGDIIVSEFHSAVSRISKPHCRIIRENDRWFIEDIKSTGGTYINGEEAEKEIRTEIYDGSTIELSRSTKGAKMIFCAGKKM; encoded by the coding sequence ATGTCAGCAGGAAAAAACCAAGAGACCGTCTATCTTGAAAATGACGATGAATTTTTGGAAGAGCTTTCAGATTATCTCGATGTACTTTCAAACCCCACAAGGCTTAAAATTCTTAAAGCCATTGAAAATGTCCCGAAAGACATACGCGAAATATCATATGAAGTGGGTGTATCATATGAAAATACAAAAAAGCATATTCAGAAACTGAATACAGCCGGAGTTATCAGGAAGGAGACAGGTATCAGCAGCAGGTCATCAAAGGGCATCCATCCGGTATGGAAATACTCACTTATGCCCGGAGGGCTGGATTCAGTATTCAGTAACCTCCAGATATTTTCATGCTTCAGCCTTACACCTGGAACTGAGCATATCAGTGAGAGGGTAAACTCACTTAAAGAGGAGATTCTTGCAGGAATAAGGCCTGACAATCCTGCCGTAATAATAATAGGAGGACCTGAGGACGGGAGAATCTGGCCGGTTGAAGAAACCAGGACAAGGATCGGACGTGCAGACAATGATTCGACATACGCAGCAGAGAAAGGAGATATAATCGTATCAGAGTTCCATTCTGCTGTATCACGGATCTCAAAACCCCACTGCCGTATAATACGTGAGAATGACAGATGGTTCATCGAGGATATAAAAAGCACAGGCGGGACATATATTAATGGAGAGGAAGCAGAAAAAGAAATAAGGACGGAGATCTATGACGGCAGCACCATTGAACTCTCAAGGAGTACAAAAGGCGCAAAGATGATCTTTTGTGCAGGCAAAAAGATGTGA
- a CDS encoding P-II family nitrogen regulator codes for MKKIEAIIRPEKLEKVSEALLEKGHYGMTVTEVRGRGAQRGIALQFRGKEILVDLIPKVKIEIVTEDEDLDGIVDIIKEYAHTGKNGDGKIFIYDIEKCLTVRDS; via the coding sequence ATGAAAAAAATTGAAGCAATAATACGTCCGGAAAAACTTGAAAAAGTATCAGAAGCCCTATTAGAGAAGGGACACTATGGAATGACAGTAACTGAAGTACGCGGCCGTGGTGCCCAGCGTGGAATTGCACTTCAGTTCAGGGGAAAAGAGATCCTTGTGGATCTCATACCCAAAGTGAAGATAGAGATTGTAACTGAGGATGAAGATTTAGATGGAATTGTAGATATCATTAAAGAATATGCACATACAGGAAAGAACGGTGACGGAAAGATCTTTATCTATGACATTGAAAAATGTCTGACTGTCAGAGATTCTTAA